Genomic DNA from Oligoflexia bacterium:
CACTTGGCTTTGTCTAAGTTTTTAAAGTCAATCAACAAAATATCTCCTTGCTCTTGGACAACATCTCCAATATCATTGCCTCTGAGCTTACATTTCCATGCCAACTGAGACTGATCATGGTTACTCAACTCCATCATCCCATTGTTAAACTTAATGTGTAACTGTTTAAATTTTTGACCATCAACTTCTTTGGCATCTTTTACCCACCGATAATCATCATCTGAACTTAAGTTGAATTTAAAATCTACGTCTTCACCATCAAAGGAAAACGTATCTTCATCCACATTAATTTTTAACATCCCTCCTAACAATTCTACTTTTTCTCTACCATCAACTTCATCAACTTTTATTAAGGGCGTAAACTTCCACACCAAAACAAGAACAAACATAAGTACCATTGCTACGGTTCCTAAAAAACCAATGGTCAACCACTTGACCGCTTGTCGCTTTGCTGGCGTTGCGGGCTTTAAACCTCTCTCTGTTAAATACCGGGTTGCGACGGCCTCAGGCTCACCAAATGATTGTAGAATAGAGGACATGCTTTTTTCAGGATTTTTCTCCTGTGTATCTAAAACATGGCTTTTTATTTCAGAAATAATTTCTGCCTTTTCACTGACCGATATTGGACCCAAAGCTTTATCCAACTGGGTTAAATAAACTTCTAATTTTGGATTGATTGACATAGCTTTCTACCCTCTTTTTTTTGTTAATTGTTACTGCTTATTCCTAAAGGGGGAAACTCTCCCCCCTTCTTTGACCAAGACGCGGTCTTGGTCAAATTCAACCCACCCGGGTCAGAGTCGCTACAGTGAGCTCTCTTCCACTCCACTTTAGCTCTCTCTACATTATTCATGATCTTTGCTTAACTGCTCAAATACCTTGGCCATCCTGCCAAACTCCTCTTGCATCATCTGCAAAAACGCTTCACCCTCTGCGGTTAAAGCATAAAACTTTCTTGGGTGACCTTTGTTGCCTTCTGTTTGCCAATGGGTCTTAAGTATACCTTCACTGCTCATTCTATTGAGTAAAGGGTACAAGGTTCCTTCTTTGACATTTAAATCCAAGGTATGCAGCTTTTCAATCAAGTCAAATCCATACAGGCTCTTATGGGTTTGTATGACCAACAAGATACACATCTCCAAGTAACCTTTTCTAACTTGCGTTTTCCAATTGTCTATACCACTTGGCATAAAAATATACCTAGCATTACAAAGTATATGGTGTCAAAAGGTTTTTTGTATTTTTTTGATTTTTTTATTGTTAGAAAATTACAAGACTATGGCTTTAAGTAAAGTGCAACAAAAAAAGGGTCTTGTGTAGCCGCAACACCAAAGTAATGGGTGATTTCCAAAGGCAAAAAGTTTACATCTATCTCTTTGCTTTTATCATACTTATCAAGGTAATTTTTAAAGTTTTCTAATGTTTCATCATATACCTGCTTAGGCCGTTGCATATTAATAAAACTATTGTCTTCTCTCACTAAACTGACTTGTGCATAATAAACACCCGATTGAACGGCACTGTAGAATTGATATGCATTTCTTCCATTTTCATCTTCCAACCATTGGCCTATTTTTTTTGCTCTTCTGATGAGACACGTGGATGCACCCAGCTTAACCAAGCTCAACATATGTGACATATCCATCAACACACTGACTCGGCTAAAGCCAAGAGCATTCAAATCATCTTCTGCTAAAAAGTTTTCAGGCTCATCTTCTAACCAAAAGTACAGGTTAACGTCTGCTACCGGAATAGATTTACTTGCAGATATGGGTTTAAACGCATCTGGATCTGGTCTTAAATTTAAACAAATATTGCCTTGATCAAGAGGAAAGTAAAACATACACGGCAAGCCTTGGGCTAAGACCTGTGTTACTAAACCAACTAAAACCAAAAAAACAATTTTAAGCCCATTCAATTTTAACATTATGCTTTACTCCTTTGCAGTCTGATTCTAAGCGTCTTCTTTGACTTGGTAGGTAAACAATTTGCTATCTATACACTGATCATTTTTATACAGAAAAACACCGTATACCCAATGGCCAGGCATAATCATCTGCAAGGTAGCCTGCATTTGTGAAACATTATCCTCCGCACGCTTAATATAAAAATCCAAAATTTTATGCTCCATCTCTGGCATAAAAGCCAACCATACAATCTTGTATTCTTCTGAAAACTGATCATTGGCTTCAAGGTCAATTTTATAGACTTGCTCAGACAGCAAGCTGTTAGTTTTAATGGCTTCTGGCCAATTGATGCTTAGCTCAATACCTTCTTGAGAAAACTTAATGTTATCCGGCAAGCCTTGCTCAACCGTTTTATACCCTTCACTGTCTTTACTGACATTAATATTAA
This window encodes:
- a CDS encoding PadR family transcriptional regulator encodes the protein MPSGIDNWKTQVRKGYLEMCILLVIQTHKSLYGFDLIEKLHTLDLNVKEGTLYPLLNRMSSEGILKTHWQTEGNKGHPRKFYALTAEGEAFLQMMQEEFGRMAKVFEQLSKDHE